One stretch of Anaerolineales bacterium DNA includes these proteins:
- a CDS encoding tyrosine--tRNA ligase, producing the protein MDKTQMCIDEQVEYLMRGTEYGDEDLKQAMKNELRQRLLEAKQEERPLRVYCGYDPTKPDLTLGHTITMRKLAQFQELGHEVTFLIGNYTSLIGDPSDKDKTRPILSPEQVAQNGLTYAEQAFHVLDRSKTLLRYNADWLSKLTFERLIYLCSNFTVQQFITRENFKLRWENGDPIFVHEFFYAIMQGYDAYSMKADVQVGGTDQLFNIITAARKIMTFLGEKPNIGIIMGILPGTDGEVKMSKSMGNYIPINTTSDDMYGKLMSVPDKAMPQYYRLVTRWSVAEIDVLEREIASGKLHPRDAKMKMAREVTEIFYGVEAAQRAEDNFISVFQKGSLPDEMPEYMIKAGQTVLDVLLEGNLAGSKSEGRRLLEQKGVRLDGVTLTDANQVFPHPGVLQAGKRKYLRVISK; encoded by the coding sequence ATACGGTGATGAGGACCTGAAGCAAGCCATGAAAAATGAGCTGCGCCAGCGCCTGTTGGAAGCCAAGCAGGAGGAACGGCCGCTGAGGGTGTATTGCGGCTACGACCCGACCAAGCCTGACCTTACCCTGGGCCACACCATCACCATGCGTAAACTGGCCCAATTCCAGGAATTGGGGCATGAGGTGACTTTTCTGATCGGCAACTACACGTCGCTGATCGGGGACCCATCCGATAAAGATAAAACTCGCCCGATACTCTCCCCCGAGCAGGTGGCACAAAACGGACTGACCTACGCCGAACAGGCTTTCCATGTGCTGGATCGCAGCAAGACCCTCCTGCGCTACAATGCCGACTGGTTATCCAAACTGACGTTTGAAAGGCTGATCTACCTGTGCTCCAACTTCACCGTGCAGCAGTTCATCACCCGCGAGAATTTCAAGCTGCGTTGGGAAAACGGTGATCCAATCTTTGTGCACGAGTTTTTCTACGCCATCATGCAGGGTTACGATGCCTACTCCATGAAGGCAGATGTACAGGTGGGCGGCACTGACCAGCTGTTCAACATCATTACTGCGGCGCGCAAGATCATGACCTTCCTGGGAGAAAAGCCCAATATCGGCATCATCATGGGAATCCTTCCGGGCACTGACGGTGAAGTCAAGATGAGCAAATCCATGGGGAACTACATTCCCATCAACACCACCTCAGATGATATGTATGGCAAGCTGATGAGCGTGCCAGATAAGGCCATGCCCCAGTATTACCGGCTGGTCACTCGCTGGTCGGTGGCAGAGATCGATGTCCTTGAAAGGGAGATTGCTTCAGGTAAGCTGCACCCGCGCGATGCCAAGATGAAAATGGCGCGTGAGGTCACCGAGATATTTTATGGGGTCGAAGCCGCGCAGCGCGCTGAAGATAACTTCATCAGCGTATTCCAGAAGGGTAGCCTTCCGGATGAAATGCCAGAATATATGATAAAAGCCGGGCAGACCGTGCTGGATGTGCTGCTGGAAGGGAACCTGGCAGGTAGCAAAAGCGAGGGCAGGCGCTTACTGGAGCAGAAAGGCGTGCGCCTGGATGGGGTAACCCTCACCGACGCTAATCAAGTTTTCCCACACCCCGGCGTGTTACAAGCGGGCAAGCGGAAATACCTGAGGGTGATCAGCAAGTAG
- a CDS encoding NADH-quinone oxidoreductase subunit N: MTLNDLLHNLDSILPLAVLVAWSCILLIVDLFIPKGRKGWTALLAAVGLIVSLGLTILRVGKPTASFDGMVINDDFSSFLIILFLSSGLAGIVLAYDYLKRMNIEKGEYYTLLLFSVSGMLLMSMANDLIVVFLALELLSIPLYVLAGFARPQVESEEASLKYFLMGAFAGGFVVFGIALVFGATGTTNLTAIFASIGASIANIPILVMGAALILVGFGFKVAAVPFHMWTPDVYHGSPSAVTAFMSVGAKAAGFAALLRIFVSAFPALSTDLTMVLWAVSALTMFLGNVVAIAQKNIKRMLAYSSIAHAGYILMALVPYGNSTVSSDTISAALFYLVAYALTSFGAWAVVIALEKAEGKGLELDDYAGLSRKYPLLAACMAVFMLSFTGVPPTLGFMGKFYLFRTVIEGGYLGLALIGVFTSLISAYYYLRVIVIMYMRDGEPEARREFWVQFTAALTAVLVVLLTLFAQPLLSLASQAVMLTY; this comes from the coding sequence ATGACATTAAATGACCTGCTGCACAACCTAGATAGCATCCTTCCCCTGGCGGTATTGGTTGCCTGGAGCTGCATCCTGCTCATTGTTGACCTGTTCATACCCAAAGGGCGCAAGGGTTGGACAGCCCTACTGGCGGCAGTGGGACTGATTGTTAGCCTGGGATTAACCATCCTGCGGGTCGGTAAGCCAACCGCTTCCTTTGATGGCATGGTCATCAACGATGACTTTTCATCCTTCCTGATCATCTTGTTTCTCAGCAGCGGTTTGGCAGGCATCGTCCTGGCATACGATTATCTCAAACGCATGAATATAGAGAAAGGTGAGTATTACACCCTGCTACTGTTCTCTGTCAGTGGCATGCTTCTCATGTCCATGGCCAATGACCTGATCGTGGTTTTCCTGGCCCTTGAGCTGCTTTCCATCCCGCTGTATGTGTTGGCTGGTTTTGCCCGCCCTCAGGTGGAATCAGAAGAAGCCTCGCTTAAATACTTCCTGATGGGTGCTTTTGCGGGTGGTTTTGTTGTTTTCGGGATCGCCCTGGTATTCGGTGCCACGGGCACGACCAACCTGACGGCCATCTTCGCTTCAATCGGAGCTTCCATCGCGAACATCCCCATATTGGTGATGGGTGCTGCCTTGATCCTGGTGGGATTCGGCTTCAAAGTCGCAGCCGTTCCATTCCACATGTGGACGCCCGACGTATACCACGGCTCACCCAGCGCAGTCACAGCTTTCATGTCGGTGGGTGCCAAGGCGGCCGGGTTTGCAGCTCTGCTGCGTATCTTCGTTTCTGCTTTCCCCGCCCTGTCCACCGATCTCACGATGGTCCTATGGGCTGTTTCCGCCCTGACCATGTTCCTGGGGAATGTGGTGGCCATCGCTCAGAAGAATATTAAGCGCATGCTGGCTTACTCAAGCATCGCGCATGCGGGGTATATCCTGATGGCACTGGTCCCGTACGGTAATTCTACGGTGAGCTCTGATACCATCAGTGCGGCCTTATTCTATCTCGTAGCCTATGCCCTGACCAGCTTTGGAGCCTGGGCAGTGGTCATCGCCCTGGAGAAAGCCGAAGGTAAGGGCCTGGAGCTCGATGATTATGCCGGCCTATCGCGCAAATACCCCCTCCTGGCTGCCTGCATGGCTGTGTTCATGCTGTCATTCACGGGTGTCCCGCCCACCCTGGGCTTTATGGGGAAATTTTATCTCTTCCGCACCGTCATTGAAGGAGGCTACCTAGGCCTGGCATTGATCGGTGTTTTCACCTCACTGATCTCCGCATACTACTACCTGCGTGTCATCGTGATCATGTACATGCGCGATGGGGAACCAGAAGCCAGGCGTGAGTTTTGGGTGCAGTTTACTGCCGCTTTGACAGCTGTGTTGGTGGTTCTGCTGACCCTCTTTGCCCAACCGTTATTGAGCCTGGCCAGCCAAGCTGTAATGTTGACTTATTAA
- a CDS encoding NADH-quinone oxidoreductase subunit M, which produces MNLVLHPLILTTFLPLVGILVILFLKPEWKNAIRWVALLTSTATFAISVVMLTYFQVGNPDIQMEINTPWFNFANWTIYFHLGVDGLSILLVVLTTLLTPLSILSTWTAIEDRVKEFMIFFLLLEVGMVGVFVSLDLFLFYIFWEFTLIPMYFIIGMWGGPRRMYAALKFFLYTMAGSVLMLLAILWLGINQGTFSVTELIARGGIPANIQFWLFIAFGAAFAIKVPMWPLHSWLPDAHVEAPTAGSVILAGVLLKLGTYGFVRFNLSMFPNAAVKLAPWVAGLAVIGILYGAAVSYAQKDAKKLVAYSSVSHLGFVMLGLFALNAQGIQGGILQMVNHGLSTGALFLVVGMIYERRHTREMDAFGGLWKVMPIYGALTMIVTLSSMGLPGLNGFVGEFTILLGAFGSAYISPWFAGIAAAGVILAAIYLLFMFQKLFLGQLDKEDNKLLKDINWREIVTLVPLLILFFWIGLYPKFFFNIMAPAVDKLVTIIQTASVIP; this is translated from the coding sequence ATGAACTTAGTACTCCACCCGCTCATACTTACCACCTTCCTGCCCCTGGTAGGCATTTTGGTGATCCTTTTCCTAAAACCCGAATGGAAAAATGCCATACGGTGGGTCGCCCTGCTTACCTCAACTGCGACATTTGCCATATCCGTGGTGATGCTGACTTACTTCCAAGTTGGCAACCCGGATATCCAGATGGAAATTAACACACCCTGGTTCAATTTTGCCAACTGGACCATTTACTTCCACCTGGGTGTGGATGGCTTGAGCATCTTGCTGGTCGTGCTCACCACCTTGCTGACCCCACTCTCTATCCTATCCACCTGGACGGCCATTGAAGATCGGGTCAAGGAATTCATGATCTTCTTCCTGCTGCTTGAGGTGGGTATGGTGGGCGTTTTCGTGTCTCTTGACCTCTTCCTGTTCTACATCTTCTGGGAGTTCACCCTGATCCCGATGTATTTCATCATTGGCATGTGGGGTGGACCGCGTCGCATGTACGCAGCCTTGAAGTTCTTCTTGTACACCATGGCCGGCTCCGTTCTCATGCTGCTGGCTATCCTGTGGCTGGGGATCAACCAGGGCACCTTCTCGGTGACCGAGCTGATCGCCCGTGGTGGTATCCCGGCGAATATTCAATTCTGGTTGTTCATTGCCTTTGGGGCCGCGTTTGCCATCAAAGTGCCTATGTGGCCGTTACACTCCTGGTTGCCCGATGCCCATGTGGAAGCCCCGACGGCTGGCTCGGTAATCCTGGCAGGTGTCTTGCTGAAGCTTGGTACCTACGGTTTTGTGCGCTTTAACCTTTCCATGTTCCCGAATGCGGCGGTCAAACTGGCCCCGTGGGTCGCCGGCCTGGCAGTAATCGGTATCCTATACGGGGCTGCTGTCTCCTATGCTCAAAAAGATGCCAAGAAACTGGTGGCTTATTCCTCGGTGAGTCACCTCGGTTTCGTGATGCTGGGCTTGTTCGCCCTGAATGCACAGGGCATCCAGGGTGGTATCCTGCAGATGGTCAACCACGGATTGAGCACGGGTGCATTGTTCCTTGTCGTCGGCATGATCTATGAGCGCCGCCACACGCGCGAGATGGATGCCTTTGGAGGGCTTTGGAAGGTCATGCCGATCTACGGTGCCCTGACAATGATTGTCACATTATCCTCAATGGGCCTCCCGGGTCTGAATGGCTTCGTCGGTGAATTCACCATTCTCCTGGGTGCCTTTGGCTCGGCGTACATATCCCCCTGGTTTGCCGGGATTGCCGCAGCCGGTGTCATCCTGGCAGCCATCTACCTTCTGTTCATGTTTCAGAAATTATTCCTCGGGCAGCTTGACAAGGAAGACAACAAGCTTCTCAAGGATATCAACTGGCGTGAGATTGTCACCCTGGTGCCCCTGCTGATCCTGTTCTTCTGGATCGGGCTATACCCCAAGTTTTTCTTCAATATCATGGCTCCGGCTGTCGATAAACTCGTCACCATCATCCAGACTGCCTCAGTCATTCCATGA
- a CDS encoding NADH-quinone oxidoreductase subunit L codes for MGLSETLNAGQFFYLVPFVVFFPVIGLLINLFLGKWFGEKGIGTIACLASGASFIIAVLLGIALLGQPEGMTLPYLNWIKIGSLQLDWAFRVDTLSVTMMLVVGGVGTLIHIYAVGYMHDDVRHNGDPGRFRRFFVYFNLFIAAMMILVSASNYMMLFIGWEGVGLCSYLLISFWYDKGKDGIGNALAGKKAFIVNRIGDFGFLIAAFLMFKYFQPLAPGGVFTFDFQMVAELAPQVPATIIIAITLFLLLGVTGKSAQLPLYVWLPDAMAGPTPVSALIHAATMVTAGVYLITRSHAMYSLVPVAQNWVAIVGGVTALFAATIAVGQFDIKKVLAYSTISQLGFMVAAVGMGAYVAGMFHLVMHAFFKALLFLSAGSVIQGVERGEHHVMHDPTLRKRMKHEAHFDPQDMRNMGGLRTKMKTTFWVYLIGSLALAGIVPLAGFWSKDEILTEANALNPVVLWLLVIAAFFTAFYMGRQVFMVFFGEPRTEPSAHAVESKAIITIPLIILALLSLTGGFLNFPTLHTFTTWLDHIFKAVVEGGAAGEAEAVGFNFMIAIGSTVIAVGGILLAWYLYMRRARQSEHLPLNQRPDDPLRSMLGPVFTLLENKYWVDELYGYVIVKPYQWLSHFLAEKVDWDFWHDFVHDKILVGAYNGITRILAGPIDLGIIDGFANFLGDGFKELAAQMRKLQSGFVRNYALSIFIGVIFIIGYLILRLG; via the coding sequence ATGGGATTGAGTGAAACATTGAATGCAGGGCAGTTCTTTTACCTGGTACCATTCGTAGTCTTTTTCCCGGTAATTGGTTTGCTGATCAACCTGTTCCTGGGTAAATGGTTCGGGGAAAAAGGCATTGGGACGATCGCCTGTTTGGCTTCAGGGGCGTCGTTTATCATTGCAGTCCTGTTGGGCATCGCCCTACTTGGGCAACCGGAAGGGATGACCCTGCCTTACCTGAACTGGATCAAAATCGGCAGCCTGCAGCTCGATTGGGCTTTCCGGGTGGATACCCTCTCGGTCACCATGATGCTGGTGGTAGGCGGGGTGGGCACGCTGATCCATATTTACGCCGTCGGTTACATGCACGATGATGTGCGTCACAACGGTGACCCTGGGCGCTTCCGCCGCTTCTTTGTGTACTTCAACCTGTTCATCGCAGCCATGATGATCCTGGTCAGTGCCAGTAACTACATGATGCTGTTTATCGGCTGGGAAGGCGTAGGGTTGTGCTCATACCTGCTGATCAGCTTCTGGTATGACAAGGGCAAGGATGGGATTGGCAATGCCCTGGCAGGCAAGAAAGCTTTCATAGTCAACCGTATTGGTGATTTTGGCTTCCTGATCGCAGCCTTCCTGATGTTCAAGTATTTCCAGCCCCTGGCTCCAGGCGGAGTCTTCACGTTTGATTTCCAGATGGTAGCTGAGCTTGCTCCACAAGTACCGGCCACGATCATTATCGCCATCACCTTGTTCCTGCTACTCGGAGTGACCGGCAAATCTGCCCAGCTCCCCCTTTACGTCTGGTTGCCGGATGCCATGGCAGGCCCAACCCCTGTGTCTGCACTGATCCATGCCGCAACCATGGTCACAGCCGGTGTGTACTTGATCACCCGGTCACATGCCATGTACTCACTTGTCCCTGTTGCGCAGAACTGGGTGGCAATTGTCGGTGGGGTGACTGCCCTGTTCGCTGCGACCATTGCTGTGGGCCAGTTCGATATCAAGAAAGTGCTGGCATATTCCACAATCAGCCAGCTGGGCTTTATGGTGGCTGCGGTGGGCATGGGGGCTTATGTGGCTGGGATGTTCCACCTGGTCATGCATGCCTTCTTCAAAGCCCTGCTCTTCCTTTCCGCTGGCTCGGTCATCCAGGGCGTCGAACGCGGTGAGCACCATGTGATGCATGACCCAACCCTACGCAAGCGCATGAAGCATGAGGCGCACTTCGACCCACAAGACATGCGTAATATGGGTGGCCTGCGTACCAAGATGAAAACCACCTTTTGGGTGTATCTGATCGGTTCACTGGCTTTAGCGGGCATCGTGCCACTGGCAGGTTTCTGGTCAAAGGATGAGATCCTTACGGAAGCCAACGCGTTGAACCCGGTTGTGTTATGGTTACTGGTGATCGCTGCATTTTTCACTGCGTTTTATATGGGTCGCCAGGTATTCATGGTGTTTTTCGGTGAGCCACGCACGGAACCGAGCGCACATGCGGTGGAAAGCAAAGCGATCATCACCATCCCGTTAATCATCCTGGCCTTGTTATCCCTCACCGGTGGTTTTCTAAATTTCCCCACCTTACACACCTTTACCACCTGGCTGGATCATATCTTCAAGGCTGTTGTGGAAGGCGGTGCAGCGGGGGAGGCTGAGGCGGTGGGCTTTAATTTCATGATTGCCATCGGCTCCACCGTGATCGCTGTCGGGGGTATCCTGCTGGCATGGTACCTGTATATGCGTCGTGCCCGCCAGAGTGAGCATCTGCCCTTGAATCAACGACCCGATGACCCGTTGCGATCCATGCTTGGCCCGGTCTTCACCCTCCTGGAGAATAAATACTGGGTGGACGAGCTGTATGGATATGTCATCGTGAAGCCCTACCAATGGCTCTCCCACTTCCTGGCTGAGAAGGTGGATTGGGATTTCTGGCACGATTTTGTCCACGATAAGATCCTGGTGGGTGCCTACAATGGCATTACGCGCATCCTTGCCGGACCAATAGACCTGGGCATCATCGATGGCTTCGCCAATTTCCTGGGAGATGGTTTCAAAGAACTGGCAGCCCAGATGCGCAAGCTGCAGTCGGGTTTCGTACGGAATTATGCTCTTTCCATCTTTATCGGTGTGATTTTTATCATCGGCTACTTGATCTTGCGTTTGGGATAG
- a CDS encoding NADH-quinone oxidoreductase subunit NuoK — MLPVHYYLGLSVILFIIGTLGVLIRRNAIVVFMSIELMLNAANLAFVAYALYWQSMNGQIFVFFIMTVAAAEVAIGLALIVTIFRTKASIDVDQISTLKG; from the coding sequence ATGCTACCTGTTCATTACTACCTTGGTCTTTCAGTAATTTTGTTCATTATCGGTACGCTTGGTGTGCTTATCCGTCGCAACGCCATCGTCGTTTTCATGTCAATCGAGCTGATGCTAAATGCTGCAAATCTGGCATTCGTTGCTTATGCATTGTACTGGCAGTCGATGAATGGTCAAATTTTCGTCTTCTTCATCATGACGGTGGCTGCAGCTGAAGTAGCCATCGGCCTGGCTTTGATCGTGACCATCTTCCGCACCAAGGCCAGCATCGATGTGGATCAGATCAGCACATTGAAGGGTTAA
- a CDS encoding NADH-quinone oxidoreductase subunit J: MQLLLFLVLALVAIASALGMLISRNAIYSALFLVLNFATVAVYFLLLNAPFIAVAQVSVYTGAIMVLFLFVIMLLGAERAGSVQAIQWQRPLAIALAVILFLEAGYIIFTQRGVTPLVTTPLPEGFGSPSQVGTSLYTSYLLPFEITSVLLLVAMVGAIILTKGEKK, encoded by the coding sequence ATACAACTGCTCCTCTTCCTTGTGTTAGCCCTGGTCGCCATTGCATCAGCCCTGGGGATGCTCATCAGCCGCAACGCGATCTATTCTGCGCTTTTCCTAGTGCTGAACTTTGCCACAGTAGCGGTGTACTTCTTACTGCTGAATGCCCCATTTATCGCCGTTGCCCAGGTGAGCGTGTACACGGGGGCCATTATGGTTCTGTTCTTGTTTGTGATTATGCTCCTGGGAGCAGAGAGGGCCGGCTCAGTACAGGCTATTCAATGGCAGCGCCCCCTGGCGATTGCGCTGGCTGTAATCCTCTTTTTAGAAGCAGGCTATATCATCTTCACCCAGAGGGGTGTGACACCGCTGGTGACCACACCGCTGCCCGAGGGATTTGGCAGCCCCTCCCAGGTGGGCACGAGTTTATACACCAGCTACCTGCTGCCGTTTGAGATCACTTCGGTCTTACTGCTGGTTGCCATGGTGGGGGCCATCATCCTCACCAAGGGTGAAAAGAAATAA
- a CDS encoding NADH-quinone oxidoreductase subunit NuoI, producing the protein MFIVELARGLWVILRSMFEKPVTYQYPEVKRPVHARFKGRHNLHRYENGLEKCIGCALCAAACPSDAIFVESAENTDEVRYSPGERYASTYEINMLRCIFCGYCEDACPTEAIVLGDNYELSFYDRRSAIYTKEMLIMPVPEAGKPTPQKVEPGKFTRSIPVMENPKD; encoded by the coding sequence ATGTTCATTGTTGAATTAGCTCGTGGATTGTGGGTCATCCTGCGCTCGATGTTCGAGAAGCCGGTGACTTACCAGTATCCTGAAGTCAAACGCCCAGTGCATGCCCGTTTCAAAGGCCGGCATAACCTGCATCGTTATGAGAACGGATTGGAAAAATGCATCGGTTGTGCGTTGTGCGCAGCTGCCTGCCCATCCGATGCGATTTTTGTGGAATCGGCGGAAAATACCGATGAGGTACGCTATTCACCGGGTGAGCGTTATGCCAGCACGTACGAGATCAACATGCTACGCTGCATCTTCTGCGGTTACTGTGAAGATGCCTGCCCAACCGAAGCGATCGTGTTGGGCGATAATTACGAGCTCTCCTTCTATGACCGGCGCTCTGCCATCTACACCAAGGAAATGCTGATCATGCCCGTGCCTGAAGCGGGGAAACCCACTCCCCAGAAAGTTGAGCCAGGTAAATTCACCCGCTCAATACCCGTGATGGAAAATCCTAAGGATTGA
- a CDS encoding NADH-quinone oxidoreductase subunit NuoH, protein MTAALLIEYIIKSVLILLVMTAGFAYVTYYERKALARMQTRIGPNRAGPWGLFQPVADGIKLIFKEEFIPAKADKLLFLLAPVITVIPALIITAVVPWGPTIEVLGRQINLYLANVNVAILYLGAVASIAVYGIVLAGWSSNNKYAMMGGLRSTAQMISYELALGLSFVSVTLLAGSMSLVDIVNAQGTNGILGWIVWNLSQPLGFVLFMIAGLAETNRAPFDLPEAEHELTAGYHTEYSGMKFAMFYMAEYIKIIAISMIAATLFLGGYLGPFINQLPWLGPIYLFIKTLIVIFVFIWIRATWPRFRYDRLMAFGWKVLLPLGFLNVFIAAVVTVLRGG, encoded by the coding sequence ATGACAGCTGCCTTACTCATAGAATATATCATCAAATCCGTGCTTATCCTGCTGGTTATGACGGCTGGCTTTGCTTATGTCACCTATTATGAACGCAAAGCACTGGCGCGCATGCAAACCCGCATCGGACCCAACCGTGCTGGGCCTTGGGGATTATTCCAGCCTGTCGCCGATGGCATTAAACTGATCTTCAAAGAAGAATTCATCCCTGCGAAGGCCGATAAACTGCTGTTCTTGCTGGCTCCTGTGATCACCGTCATCCCTGCCCTGATCATCACTGCAGTGGTACCCTGGGGACCGACGATCGAGGTATTGGGCAGGCAGATCAACCTTTACCTGGCAAACGTGAATGTGGCCATTCTCTACCTAGGTGCGGTCGCTTCCATCGCCGTGTACGGGATTGTGCTGGCGGGCTGGTCATCGAACAACAAGTATGCCATGATGGGCGGATTGCGCTCAACTGCCCAGATGATCTCGTACGAGCTGGCACTTGGCTTATCGTTCGTGTCGGTCACCTTGCTGGCTGGCTCGATGAGCCTGGTGGATATCGTTAACGCCCAGGGTACAAATGGCATCCTGGGTTGGATCGTGTGGAACCTCTCCCAACCTCTGGGGTTCGTCCTGTTTATGATTGCTGGCCTGGCGGAGACTAACCGGGCTCCATTCGATCTACCTGAAGCAGAACACGAGCTGACTGCAGGGTACCACACTGAATATTCAGGCATGAAATTCGCCATGTTCTATATGGCTGAATACATCAAGATCATTGCCATCAGCATGATCGCAGCCACGCTCTTCCTGGGAGGCTATTTGGGTCCATTCATCAACCAGTTACCCTGGTTGGGACCAATCTACTTATTTATCAAGACTTTGATCGTGATCTTTGTTTTCATCTGGATACGGGCAACCTGGCCACGCTTCAGGTACGACCGATTGATGGCTTTTGGTTGGAAAGTATTGCTCCCACTGGGATTCCTCAACGTATTTATTGCCGCAGTCGTCACTGTGTTGAGGGGAGGTTAG